In Electrophorus electricus isolate fEleEle1 chromosome 6, fEleEle1.pri, whole genome shotgun sequence, a single genomic region encodes these proteins:
- the LOC113571299 gene encoding heterogeneous nuclear ribonucleoprotein A/B-like: protein MADAEQQFMETSENGNEEEDLDGAEPSEEQPETEEHVDEGATAQDDSQNGSEEGGQIDASKSEEDAGKMFVGGLSWDTSKKDLKDYFSKFGEVTDCTIKMDSNTGRSRGFGFILFKDAASVEKVLQQKEHRLDGRQIDPKKAMAMKKDPVKKIFVGGLNPETTEEKIREYFGAFGEIESIELPTDPKTNKRRGFVFITYTEESPVKKVLEKKYHNVGGSKCEIKIAQPKEVYQQQQYGGRGGYGGRGRGRGGQTQNWNQGYSNYWNQGYGSQGYGYGSQQGYGNYSGYGNYDYSSGYYGYSGGYDYNQGNTSYGKTPRRGGHQSSYKPY, encoded by the exons ATGGCCGACGCTGAGCAGCAGTTCATGGAGACCTCGGAGAACGGGAACGAAGAGGAGGACCTGGACGGCGCAGAGCCCTCGGAAGAACAGCCAGAGACGGAGGAGCATGTAGACGAGGGGGCAACGGCGCAAGATGACTCTCAAAACGGCTCGGAAGAAGGAGGACAAATCGACGCCAGTAAGAGCGAGGAGGATGCGGG CAAAATGTTTGTTGGAGGACTTAGCTGGGACACAAGCAAGAAAGATCTGAAAGACTACTTTTCGAAGTTTGGGGAGGTGACTGATTGTACCATCAAAATGGACTCAAACACTGGTCGGTCACGTGGGTTTGGATTCATCCTCTTCAAAGATGCAGCTAGTGTAGAAAAG GTGTTGCAGCAGAAGGAACACCGGCTAGATGGGCGACAAATTGATCCCAAGAAAGCAATGGCAATGAAAAAAGATCCAGTCAAGAAAATCTTTGTTGGTGGCCTTAACCCTGAGACAACAGAAGAGAAAATCCGGGAGTATTTTGGGGCCTTTGGAGAG aTTGAGTCAATTGAACTTCCCACGGAtccaaagacaaacaaaaggcGGGGATTTGTCTTCATTACTTACACGGAGGAGTCTCCGGTTAAAAAAGTCTTAGAAAAGAAATACCATAATGTTGGCGGAAGCAAG tgTGAGATTAAAATTGCTCAACCCAAGGAGGTGTACCAGCAGCAGCAATATGGAGGTCGTGGGGGCTATGGTGGGCGTGGTCGGGGGCGTGGTG gacAAACTCAAAATTGGAACCAGGGATACAGCAACTACTGGAATCAGGGCTATGGCAGTCAGGGCTATGGGTATGGTAGCCAGCAAGGCTATGGCAACTACAGCGGTTACGGCAACTATGACTATTCTTCTGGCTACTATGGTTATAGTGGTGGATATGACTACA ACCAGGGTAATACGAGCTATGGGAAAACTCCAAGACGTGGAGGCCACCAGAGTAGCTACAAGCCATACTGA